Proteins encoded by one window of Actinomycetota bacterium:
- the drmD gene encoding DISARM system SNF2-like helicase DrmD: MSPSPQLPRPGMFATVRNRRGVISAVEPFDGDNGRLHLVHLDYKDDQLPVEEQLIWELEQPHARLHEPNALPDPGRSDAMPAEDFDALLRSARWTSAMPFLDPDGSGPLDRLPFRSPFHGAVEVDDYQLVPLLKALRMPRVNLLIADDVGIGKTVEAGLILSELLIRRRIQRVLILTPASLRLQWRDEMWDKFSLPFDLVDRGETQALRRRLGMDANPWRAFPRVIASYHYLRQPDVLEQLDSACRMPDGSPHLPWDLLIVDECHNLMPSPFGEDSDLTKMLRSIAPHFEHRLFLSATPHNGHTRSFTGLLELLDPVRFSATDELKPAERSRVQQIVIRRLKREINARTSPPKFCTRLDPAALVLAPSAEETALTEAFGEFRTAMRSWIAAGDRKRRRAGSFAVEILGKRLLSCPVAFAESWRRCKEGLAEADEASEAEVDSVRRSVEGETGDDREAQSRESVAAGVVGAWLKKAAPHITLQIETIDTALARLGLADASAGSCADLDPMADARLDALLATIDRSLRVDGAWRDDERLVVFTEYKTTLDYLARRLRERYEPDRILTLFGGMDEFERDAVKRAFNDPSEPVRLLLGTDAAAEGLNLQRTARHLLHFDLPWNPSRIEQRNGRLDRHGQARDVQILYFASDTDEDLKFLAHIMRKANDIREDLGSANELFDEAAHRRLVDGESATAVADDLDKRLMLTRGRAQVDADDTVETGTEDTAAAEQLSALACELDLDPDAMRATLEAALAIRAGRPQLEASSEPGTWRLTHPDLPGWVEVVDESLRTDAGRGGRGALRRLAFDREPFIERVGERTVFNPRPDVAMMHLSHPMLDRAFSALSRRRFPGTGEEVSRWTARVGDVPDGADALVLLSVEEIGVNELRETFHHWVRTIVFPVRGGALGEPLPHAAALKLRCAEFDADSGLVECATDVFDDTSADLRAYLTRHAEALTATLRDELATVGEQAKADEDKRYASRAGEVSSLIAENTLSKLEREIAKLEAQRAQGALFDEEARLEDLARSIEEKSAEIERRRRHYEEVREQLERERERITKHLLPKRHAMAGAAQVFPVCVEIRLAAVDGAR, from the coding sequence ATGAGCCCATCTCCCCAACTCCCACGTCCTGGCATGTTCGCGACGGTCCGCAATCGCCGCGGGGTGATTTCCGCCGTCGAACCGTTCGATGGCGACAACGGCCGCCTCCATCTCGTCCATCTTGACTACAAGGACGACCAGCTTCCCGTCGAGGAGCAGCTCATCTGGGAGCTCGAACAGCCGCACGCACGCCTGCATGAGCCGAACGCGCTGCCCGACCCCGGTCGCTCCGACGCCATGCCTGCCGAGGATTTCGATGCGCTCCTGCGCTCCGCGCGCTGGACTTCCGCGATGCCGTTTCTCGACCCGGACGGCTCGGGTCCGCTAGACCGGCTCCCGTTCCGAAGCCCCTTCCACGGCGCGGTCGAGGTCGACGATTATCAGCTCGTGCCGTTGCTCAAGGCCCTCCGGATGCCTCGGGTCAACCTGCTCATCGCCGATGACGTCGGTATCGGCAAGACGGTCGAAGCGGGCCTCATCCTCTCGGAGCTCCTCATCCGCCGCCGCATCCAGCGGGTGCTCATCCTCACGCCGGCTTCACTGCGCCTGCAGTGGCGCGACGAGATGTGGGACAAGTTCTCGCTGCCGTTCGACCTGGTCGATCGCGGTGAGACGCAAGCCCTCAGACGTCGCCTGGGCATGGATGCCAACCCGTGGCGCGCGTTCCCGCGCGTCATAGCCTCGTACCACTACCTGCGTCAGCCCGATGTGCTCGAGCAGTTAGACTCCGCGTGCCGGATGCCCGATGGCTCGCCGCACCTGCCGTGGGACCTGCTCATCGTGGATGAGTGCCACAACCTCATGCCCTCGCCATTCGGGGAGGACAGCGACCTCACCAAGATGCTTCGGTCCATCGCGCCGCACTTCGAGCACCGGCTGTTCCTGTCCGCCACGCCGCACAACGGCCACACCCGCAGCTTCACCGGGCTGCTCGAACTGCTCGACCCGGTGCGATTCAGCGCCACCGACGAGCTCAAGCCCGCGGAGCGCTCCCGCGTGCAGCAGATCGTCATTCGCCGCCTCAAGCGCGAGATCAACGCTCGGACCAGCCCGCCGAAGTTCTGCACTCGCCTCGATCCGGCAGCGCTCGTGCTCGCGCCATCCGCCGAGGAGACGGCTCTGACCGAGGCGTTCGGTGAGTTCCGCACAGCCATGCGCTCGTGGATCGCCGCAGGAGACCGCAAGCGGCGGCGGGCGGGCAGCTTCGCTGTCGAGATACTCGGCAAGAGGCTGCTCTCATGCCCGGTGGCGTTCGCGGAGTCCTGGCGGCGGTGCAAAGAGGGGCTCGCCGAGGCGGACGAGGCCTCGGAGGCCGAGGTCGACTCGGTGCGTAGGAGCGTCGAGGGGGAGACCGGTGACGATCGCGAGGCGCAGTCGCGCGAGTCGGTGGCCGCGGGGGTTGTGGGCGCATGGCTCAAGAAGGCCGCGCCTCACATCACTTTGCAGATCGAGACGATCGACACGGCGCTCGCTCGGCTCGGGCTTGCCGACGCGTCCGCTGGGTCGTGTGCCGACTTGGACCCGATGGCCGACGCGCGCCTCGACGCACTGCTGGCCACCATCGACCGTTCGCTGCGCGTCGACGGCGCGTGGCGCGACGATGAAAGGCTCGTGGTGTTCACCGAGTACAAGACCACGCTCGACTACCTCGCGCGACGCCTGCGTGAGCGCTACGAGCCCGATCGCATCCTCACTCTCTTCGGCGGGATGGACGAGTTCGAGCGCGATGCTGTCAAGCGCGCGTTCAACGATCCGTCGGAGCCCGTGCGCCTCCTGCTCGGCACCGATGCGGCGGCCGAGGGTCTCAACCTCCAGCGCACCGCGCGCCACCTGCTCCACTTCGATCTGCCGTGGAACCCGAGCAGGATCGAGCAGCGCAACGGCCGTCTCGACCGCCACGGGCAAGCGCGTGACGTGCAGATCCTCTACTTCGCGAGCGACACCGACGAGGACCTGAAGTTCCTCGCGCACATCATGCGCAAGGCCAACGACATCCGCGAGGACCTAGGCTCCGCCAACGAGCTCTTCGACGAGGCGGCGCACCGCCGACTCGTCGATGGCGAGAGCGCGACGGCGGTGGCGGACGACCTCGACAAGCGCCTCATGCTCACCCGAGGTCGCGCGCAGGTGGACGCCGACGACACGGTGGAGACCGGCACCGAGGACACGGCCGCCGCCGAGCAGCTGTCCGCGCTCGCATGCGAGCTCGACCTCGATCCCGACGCGATGCGCGCCACGCTCGAAGCCGCGCTCGCGATCCGCGCGGGGCGCCCTCAGCTCGAGGCGTCGAGCGAGCCGGGGACCTGGCGTCTCACCCACCCCGACCTGCCCGGTTGGGTCGAGGTCGTCGACGAGAGTCTGCGGACGGACGCCGGCCGCGGCGGCCGGGGCGCGCTGAGGCGGCTCGCCTTCGACAGAGAGCCATTCATCGAGCGTGTGGGCGAACGCACGGTCTTCAACCCGCGCCCTGATGTGGCGATGATGCACCTCTCACATCCGATGCTCGATCGCGCGTTCTCGGCTCTCTCGCGCCGCCGCTTTCCCGGCACCGGCGAGGAGGTCTCGCGCTGGACGGCGCGCGTAGGCGACGTGCCCGACGGCGCTGACGCTCTCGTGCTGCTGTCGGTCGAGGAGATCGGCGTCAACGAGCTGCGCGAGACGTTCCACCATTGGGTGCGCACCATCGTGTTCCCGGTGCGCGGGGGCGCTCTCGGCGAGCCCCTGCCGCACGCCGCCGCCCTGAAGCTCCGCTGCGCCGAGTTCGACGCGGACTCCGGGCTCGTCGAGTGCGCGACCGACGTCTTCGACGACACGTCGGCCGACCTCAGGGCGTATCTCACCCGCCACGCCGAGGCGCTGACCGCCACGCTGCGCGACGAACTCGCTACCGTCGGCGAGCAGGCGAAAGCCGATGAGGACAAGCGATACGCGAGCCGTGCGGGCGAGGTCTCCTCGCTCATCGCGGAGAACACGCTCTCCAAGCTCGAGCGCGAGATCGCCAAGCTCGAGGCGCAGCGCGCCCAGGGCGCGCTCTTCGACGAGGAGGCGCGCTTGGAGGACCTCGCGCGCTCCATCGAGGAGAAGAGCGCCGAGATCGAGCGCCGCCGCCGCCACTACGAAGAGGTCCGCGAGCAGCTCGAACGCGAGCGCGAGCGCATCACCAAGCACCTGCTGCCCAAGCGGCACGCGATGGCAGGCGCGGCCCAGGTCTTCCCGGTATGCGTCGAGATCCGCCTCGCGGCCGTGGATGGTGCGCGGTGA
- a CDS encoding helix-turn-helix domain-containing protein: MSDAFDACLRQRRTDLNLTQAEVARRAGVSQQSVARWEKGSLPSEGAVLKLAAAIGGSPDEWLSRAGFEVRESTMRSVPARPLVGRLPLDQLTPDDFERLTHSLAAALYGVSAEVHRVGGPGHTQQGADVIVETSRDGRVVFQCKRVSGTATFGPLKVEQAARAADGLRADRRVLVLSRVASPHARERARELGWDIWDHADIVRLLQQDLPSEASRRVVRTFFPGYAEHFLGLGSPAPWLTCDEYFAGLLETGDFFSHGWQLVGRQDEMTALREWASSGESQFGLLVGAAGIGKTRLVLELVRQVARSRAVYLVEPNVDVRPDDFDTLDGGPTVVIVDDAHERQDIDVLVRGALRRGAGSETRVLFVTRPYGKTGLERSLAAIAPGRERPTVELAPLARSDARQLAAAVLGAAEHSPLVERVVAVTGDCTLLTVAAAHLLKTERIDPSLMANEDSFRSLVLDAWYDEYTRAIDGLPGALEVRDVLRVLSAVQPLDLTDTEAIDACSTVLGRDSRDELMQILDRLVRAGIVSKRSTRLRIQPDMLADHILADACYSTALARPTGYADRIWERVAPGLKRNLLVNLARIDWRLSVGGVTGDTLLGLAWATLEREFQAGGIQERLALLSLLKDAAHFQPRRSLELARWAMENEVPGEEPGFLGHVSTYADIRAAIPDVLRGCAYHVDCLDEACDLLWELAKNDRRPTGPHPEHPLRVLTDLASYSLLKPFEYSRRVIERALGWLEADGRPEALEVLDEALKWDAEDHVAEGYTIHMRSYSVPLVIGKEVVLGLRHRVYEGVLAALGAPDPPLSVRAAHSLGNAWRRPGRLFGHEPSEHESAVWAAEAAHLLALLREHAELAKLDASVRAELLEAVERLADSQEGQVVTEAQRVEALLDEDLDLELAEALMHGPWRRRFRRRSESATSEDEQERLRDVAQRLLAREKGPESTVRVVEERLNVAAGSAGQISLVPGPLIAALVGQEPAVAPSIVARVLEKSDSALLGVAGYALSILRRDDPSRALELARALIATNHVDARRQVAYAYGWGLASAPGVNSHEIQLMRELAADDDVFVARNVAGGLRQLAASEPALAVEILLDMRIGRSSDLADDALVLFSKGEPLSIELLDEDALDRIFEELKQCTSIDEYWVERFLGQLCARALERVIDLLKRRVELAEVHDFGYDDYRPLPFGWEDKTPLSSKGHASRRKLLEELREWAAADVPGWRRHFDGPRLFAAVVGDFDDEALGVLEAGLSGPLPEAKRVAHLLSEIPRSIIWQDVPWVSRILENALRRNADLYKGVASALHSAITSGVRSGTPGQPYPQDLEQRDRARKIADKLPLGSAAERFYRGLQRSAEADIKRKGEDDEEWS; the protein is encoded by the coding sequence ATGAGTGATGCATTCGACGCATGTCTTCGGCAACGACGCACGGACCTCAACCTGACACAGGCCGAGGTTGCCCGTCGAGCTGGCGTCAGTCAGCAATCCGTGGCTCGCTGGGAGAAGGGTTCGCTGCCGAGCGAGGGTGCCGTGTTGAAACTCGCGGCTGCCATCGGCGGTTCACCTGACGAGTGGCTATCACGAGCGGGATTCGAAGTCCGGGAGAGCACGATGCGAAGCGTCCCAGCTCGGCCGCTCGTTGGGCGGCTGCCCCTCGATCAGCTGACCCCTGATGATTTCGAGCGCCTTACTCACTCGCTGGCCGCAGCGCTCTACGGTGTGTCAGCGGAGGTGCATCGGGTGGGTGGTCCGGGTCACACCCAGCAAGGGGCCGACGTGATAGTGGAGACCTCGCGGGACGGCCGCGTTGTCTTCCAATGCAAGCGTGTCAGCGGCACTGCCACCTTCGGTCCCCTGAAGGTTGAGCAGGCTGCAAGAGCGGCAGACGGGCTCCGGGCCGATCGGCGCGTTCTTGTTCTCTCCCGAGTGGCGTCTCCTCATGCCCGCGAACGAGCACGGGAACTCGGGTGGGATATCTGGGATCACGCCGACATCGTTCGGCTGCTTCAGCAGGACCTTCCCTCGGAGGCGTCGCGTCGGGTTGTGCGCACCTTCTTCCCCGGCTACGCTGAGCATTTCCTCGGTCTGGGGAGCCCCGCCCCTTGGCTGACGTGCGACGAGTACTTCGCCGGGCTTCTCGAGACAGGCGACTTCTTCTCTCATGGGTGGCAACTCGTGGGCAGACAGGACGAAATGACTGCGCTCAGAGAATGGGCATCGTCAGGGGAGTCACAGTTCGGCCTCTTGGTCGGTGCCGCCGGCATCGGGAAGACCCGGCTGGTGCTTGAGTTGGTGCGACAGGTCGCACGCTCCCGTGCGGTCTACTTGGTGGAGCCGAACGTCGATGTGCGCCCGGATGACTTCGACACCCTCGATGGCGGGCCGACGGTCGTCATCGTGGACGACGCCCACGAACGCCAAGACATCGACGTGCTCGTGCGAGGGGCGCTGAGGCGCGGCGCAGGGTCCGAGACGAGGGTGCTGTTCGTCACCCGCCCGTACGGCAAGACGGGACTCGAGCGTTCGTTGGCCGCCATCGCCCCGGGGCGTGAGCGGCCCACGGTGGAGCTCGCGCCGCTTGCGCGCTCGGACGCACGCCAGCTGGCGGCCGCTGTTCTTGGCGCAGCCGAGCATTCGCCGCTGGTGGAGCGGGTGGTGGCGGTCACGGGAGACTGCACGCTCCTCACGGTTGCCGCCGCCCATCTACTCAAGACCGAGCGCATTGACCCGTCCTTGATGGCGAATGAAGACTCCTTTCGGTCGCTTGTACTTGATGCCTGGTATGACGAGTACACGCGCGCGATTGACGGGCTTCCGGGAGCCCTCGAAGTACGCGATGTGCTCCGCGTGTTGTCTGCTGTACAGCCGCTCGATTTGACCGACACGGAGGCGATCGATGCCTGCAGTACCGTCTTGGGCAGGGATAGCCGTGATGAACTGATGCAGATCCTTGATCGGCTGGTCCGGGCAGGAATCGTCTCGAAGCGCTCCACCCGGCTTCGGATTCAACCCGACATGCTCGCGGATCACATACTTGCGGACGCATGCTACAGCACCGCGCTTGCTCGGCCCACGGGCTATGCCGACCGGATCTGGGAGCGCGTGGCACCCGGACTCAAGCGGAACCTTCTGGTCAACTTGGCGCGCATCGACTGGCGGCTTTCGGTCGGCGGGGTCACTGGCGACACCCTGCTCGGGCTGGCGTGGGCTACGCTTGAGCGGGAATTCCAGGCAGGTGGAATCCAGGAGAGGCTGGCCCTGCTCTCGCTGCTCAAGGATGCTGCGCATTTCCAGCCCCGTCGGTCACTTGAACTCGCACGTTGGGCGATGGAGAACGAGGTGCCAGGCGAAGAGCCCGGTTTCCTGGGCCACGTGTCAACGTATGCTGACATTCGCGCCGCCATACCTGACGTGCTCCGCGGATGCGCCTACCACGTTGATTGTCTTGATGAAGCGTGTGACCTGCTGTGGGAACTGGCGAAGAACGATCGCCGGCCGACAGGCCCTCATCCTGAACATCCCCTCAGGGTACTCACCGACCTAGCGAGCTACTCGTTGCTCAAGCCCTTCGAGTATTCGAGGCGGGTCATCGAGCGGGCTCTTGGTTGGCTTGAGGCGGACGGTCGCCCTGAAGCGCTGGAGGTTCTTGACGAGGCGCTGAAGTGGGACGCAGAGGACCACGTGGCCGAGGGCTACACGATCCACATGCGGTCGTACTCCGTCCCCCTCGTGATTGGCAAAGAGGTTGTGCTGGGGCTGCGCCATCGCGTCTACGAAGGGGTGTTGGCGGCGCTTGGCGCGCCGGATCCTCCTCTGTCAGTGCGGGCGGCGCACAGTCTGGGGAATGCGTGGCGACGACCGGGTCGCCTGTTCGGGCACGAGCCGAGCGAGCATGAGAGCGCCGTTTGGGCGGCAGAGGCGGCTCACTTATTGGCGCTCCTCCGCGAGCATGCTGAACTCGCGAAACTCGATGCCTCGGTCCGGGCTGAGCTGCTGGAGGCCGTGGAGCGGCTCGCTGACAGCCAAGAAGGACAGGTCGTTACGGAGGCCCAGCGAGTCGAAGCGCTCCTGGATGAGGATCTCGATCTGGAACTCGCCGAGGCGCTCATGCACGGGCCGTGGCGACGCCGGTTCCGGCGGAGAAGCGAGAGCGCGACATCCGAGGACGAGCAAGAGCGGCTGCGAGACGTTGCCCAGCGTCTGCTTGCCAGGGAGAAGGGCCCGGAGTCCACTGTCCGTGTCGTCGAAGAGCGCTTGAACGTCGCTGCAGGTTCGGCCGGTCAGATCTCCCTCGTCCCCGGGCCGCTGATCGCAGCGTTGGTCGGGCAGGAGCCGGCTGTGGCTCCGAGCATTGTTGCGCGAGTGCTGGAGAAGTCCGACTCGGCTCTTCTCGGGGTGGCGGGCTACGCCCTGTCGATCCTTCGACGCGATGACCCAAGCAGAGCTCTCGAGTTGGCTCGCGCTCTGATCGCTACCAACCATGTCGATGCTAGGCGTCAGGTTGCGTACGCATACGGATGGGGCCTCGCATCTGCCCCGGGTGTCAACAGTCATGAGATTCAACTCATGCGGGAGCTTGCTGCGGATGACGACGTCTTTGTGGCGCGCAATGTCGCCGGGGGCCTTCGCCAGCTCGCCGCAAGTGAACCTGCGCTGGCTGTCGAGATTCTGCTCGACATGCGGATCGGGCGATCATCGGATCTCGCTGACGATGCCTTGGTCTTGTTCTCCAAGGGTGAGCCGCTGTCGATCGAGCTTCTCGACGAGGACGCGCTCGATCGCATTTTCGAAGAGCTCAAGCAGTGCACAAGCATCGACGAATACTGGGTCGAGCGGTTCCTCGGACAGCTCTGCGCGCGAGCGCTCGAACGAGTCATCGACCTGCTCAAGCGCCGCGTGGAGCTGGCTGAGGTTCACGATTTCGGTTATGACGACTACAGGCCCCTGCCTTTCGGCTGGGAGGACAAGACGCCCCTGTCGTCCAAAGGGCACGCTTCGCGACGGAAGCTTCTCGAGGAGCTCCGTGAGTGGGCGGCGGCTGACGTGCCCGGCTGGCGCAGGCACTTCGACGGGCCGCGGCTGTTCGCAGCAGTGGTCGGCGACTTCGATGATGAAGCACTCGGCGTCTTGGAGGCGGGACTGAGCGGTCCGCTTCCCGAGGCGAAGAGGGTCGCGCATCTGCTGTCCGAGATTCCTAGGTCGATCATCTGGCAGGACGTGCCGTGGGTGAGCCGGATTCTCGAGAACGCGCTGCGGCGCAACGCTGATCTGTACAAGGGGGTTGCATCCGCGCTGCACTCCGCGATCACCTCGGGCGTTCGCTCAGGAACGCCTGGCCAGCCCTATCCTCAGGACCTTGAACAGCGCGACCGCGCGCGCAAGATCGCCGACAAGCTGCCGTTAGGTTCGGCGGCGGAGCGCTTCTATCGTGGGCTGCAGCGCTCCGCGGAGGCGGACATCAAGCGCAAGGGCGAAGACGACGAGGAGTGGAGTTAG
- a CDS encoding DUF3800 domain-containing protein produces the protein MLWHAYVDETGDRGWTRRAPETPIGTRAGSSEHFSMGAIIVPDGYQTAVLDRWDEVALEIGRNPGDVIHWINIRSHAQRLYLAQTVAGFDQAFVAAVVFSKWDTPNVNANGVQQPEYLYNWLLRMIVERLSWFARDRGDTIKLTFGQVRGLDPRKLHDYLTRLRGLDTTIAWEALHLPPRIDTPANRRMLQVADTVCGTLSSAFEWDNFGNVETRYLEALRPRLWIRNGNLSSYGLKVNPCPHPRHGWLTEFCARR, from the coding sequence GTGCTGTGGCACGCATACGTGGATGAGACCGGTGATCGCGGGTGGACGCGTCGTGCGCCGGAAACCCCTATCGGCACCCGCGCCGGATCCTCCGAACACTTCTCCATGGGCGCGATCATCGTCCCCGACGGCTACCAGACGGCCGTCTTGGATCGGTGGGACGAAGTAGCCCTTGAAATCGGCCGCAACCCGGGTGATGTCATCCATTGGATCAATATCAGGTCACATGCCCAGCGCCTGTACTTGGCTCAGACCGTCGCCGGCTTCGATCAGGCCTTTGTGGCGGCGGTGGTCTTCAGCAAATGGGACACTCCGAACGTGAATGCCAACGGAGTTCAGCAGCCTGAATATTTGTACAACTGGCTGCTCCGCATGATAGTCGAGCGGCTCTCATGGTTCGCCAGGGACCGGGGCGACACGATCAAGCTGACTTTCGGGCAGGTGAGAGGTCTTGACCCACGGAAGCTCCATGACTATCTCACGCGGCTCCGAGGACTCGACACGACCATCGCGTGGGAGGCTTTGCATCTGCCGCCTCGCATCGACACGCCAGCGAATCGTCGGATGCTTCAGGTGGCCGACACGGTATGCGGAACCTTGAGCTCGGCGTTCGAGTGGGACAATTTCGGGAACGTCGAGACGCGCTACCTGGAGGCGCTACGTCCTCGGCTGTGGATTCGCAACGGGAATCTGAGCAGCTACGGGCTGAAAGTGAATCCATGCCCTCATCCGCGGCATGGTTGGCTGACGGAGTTCTGTGCAAGGCGGTAG
- a CDS encoding plasmid pRiA4b ORF-3 family protein, which translates to MSQSIPHTMEQRFFAADPLDAEGVLRTDTALGLEPLAGSRTLVNARTLLAALVEQPAKVTTELKNLTRAFVKRMTEEMSWPPGYVEQVWRHNRVLDETDVPRLFILRHLMEVAGLVNRRKGAFHATRLGKRLLAPERAGELFDLLLRTYLGRLNWAFVDVGPEDRAMQSYCVHALWTIRRLAAKGATADEITSSVAVSNTVWLEGRPWPGGPGNLRIAVQRRLLEPLWDFGLLAREHEDQGEGPPLWRVTPLFDAAIRFELGMGSAAAASSGDPVVTLKVTLRGTEPPVWRRLEVPASLTLDRLHELLVTAMGWFDYHLHAFEIDGRRYGVPDDSFGLDDTLPEEEIVLTDLVGVGVERFEYEYDFGDGWQHEIVVESLAKPESGVSYPRCTAGERACPPEDCGGIPGFAEFVEAMADTRHPEHRALKTWYGGEFDPAAFSAEQTSSLLRVLWTGEIPDDREV; encoded by the coding sequence ATGTCGCAGTCCATTCCCCACACAATGGAGCAGCGCTTCTTCGCTGCAGATCCGCTCGACGCCGAAGGAGTCCTCCGCACCGATACCGCCCTTGGGCTGGAGCCCTTGGCAGGGTCGCGCACGCTCGTCAACGCGCGGACGCTGCTAGCCGCGCTCGTCGAGCAGCCCGCGAAGGTGACGACCGAACTCAAGAACCTCACCCGAGCGTTCGTGAAGCGCATGACGGAGGAGATGTCGTGGCCTCCCGGGTACGTCGAGCAGGTCTGGCGCCACAACCGTGTGCTCGACGAGACGGATGTGCCGCGCCTGTTCATCCTGCGCCACCTCATGGAGGTCGCGGGACTCGTGAACCGCCGCAAGGGCGCATTTCACGCGACCCGGCTCGGCAAGCGCCTGCTCGCCCCGGAGCGCGCCGGTGAGCTGTTCGACCTGCTGCTGCGAACCTATCTCGGCCGCCTGAACTGGGCGTTCGTCGACGTGGGCCCTGAAGACCGCGCGATGCAGAGCTACTGCGTGCATGCGCTGTGGACGATCCGCCGGCTCGCCGCGAAGGGCGCCACTGCCGACGAGATCACGTCGAGCGTGGCCGTGAGCAACACAGTCTGGCTCGAGGGTCGGCCATGGCCCGGAGGACCCGGCAACCTGCGGATCGCGGTGCAGCGCCGCCTGCTGGAACCACTCTGGGACTTCGGGCTGCTCGCACGCGAGCACGAGGATCAGGGCGAAGGGCCGCCGCTGTGGCGAGTCACCCCATTGTTCGATGCCGCGATACGCTTCGAACTCGGCATGGGGAGCGCTGCGGCAGCGTCCTCGGGCGACCCGGTGGTCACGCTCAAGGTGACGCTGCGCGGCACCGAGCCACCTGTCTGGCGAAGGCTCGAAGTACCGGCGTCGCTCACGCTCGATCGGCTCCACGAGCTGCTCGTCACCGCGATGGGGTGGTTCGACTACCACCTGCACGCGTTCGAGATCGATGGACGCCGCTACGGTGTGCCTGATGACTCGTTCGGCCTCGACGACACCTTGCCGGAGGAGGAGATCGTGCTGACCGACCTGGTCGGCGTCGGTGTCGAGCGGTTCGAATACGAGTACGACTTCGGCGACGGCTGGCAACACGAGATCGTGGTCGAGTCTCTCGCCAAGCCCGAATCCGGCGTCAGCTATCCACGATGCACCGCCGGAGAGCGTGCCTGCCCACCGGAGGACTGCGGAGGCATCCCCGGCTTCGCCGAGTTCGTCGAGGCGATGGCCGATACCAGGCACCCGGAGCACAGGGCGCTGAAGACATGGTACGGGGGCGAGTTCGATCCGGCCGCGTTCAGCGCCGAGCAGACATCATCGCTGCTTCGCGTGCTTTGGACCGGCGAGATCCCTGACGACCGGGAGGTGTGA
- a CDS encoding GNAT family N-acetyltransferase yields MQVRHLRASDATASFACGDAGLDRFLQRHAWQNQDALGIGVTYVATPGSEIAGYVTLAAGALERDVVPTDPVAAYPRYPLPFLRLARLAVDARVQGVGVGSALVDFALRVAWTMRGQVGYAGVAVDALPGAVDYYETLGFGQLAVLRGSSTARPRQIPMYLSLNKARPLLEID; encoded by the coding sequence ATGCAGGTCAGGCACCTGAGGGCTTCTGACGCCACCGCTTCCTTCGCCTGTGGCGATGCCGGGCTCGACCGATTCCTACAGCGGCACGCATGGCAGAACCAAGATGCCTTGGGCATAGGAGTGACCTACGTCGCGACCCCAGGCAGTGAAATCGCTGGGTACGTCACCCTCGCCGCGGGTGCGCTGGAGAGGGACGTTGTCCCCACGGATCCTGTTGCGGCGTACCCGCGCTATCCGCTGCCGTTTCTACGACTCGCGCGCTTGGCCGTCGACGCTCGGGTGCAAGGCGTCGGTGTCGGAAGCGCTCTCGTGGATTTCGCGCTACGCGTCGCATGGACGATGCGCGGGCAAGTAGGATACGCGGGCGTAGCCGTGGATGCCCTCCCTGGGGCAGTCGACTACTACGAGACCCTCGGATTCGGACAGCTCGCCGTGCTCAGAGGCTCCTCAACCGCGCGTCCTCGGCAGATTCCCATGTACCTGTCCCTGAACAAGGCGAGGCCACTCCTCGAGATTGACTGA
- a CDS encoding type IV toxin-antitoxin system AbiEi family antitoxin, whose translation MDVQADHNREPLSARLDDMQAGGRYSFTESDLQQTPTKSKMATDKALGRLRDRGRIVTPRRGFHVIVPTEYRVVGSPPPSWFIDDLMRFLGQPYYVGLLSAATIHGASHQQPMTFQVVTDRPTRQGVAGGARIDFHMSGSVAETPAAWVQTETGTMLVSTPESTALDLVRFSASSGGWSNVASVLQELAERIQPDALRAVARLRKTPEIQRLGYLLDRVGQPRLADPLLRVLGSRRYRPVALAPDAPPIEKAAASPWRVIPNVEVEVDQ comes from the coding sequence ATGGACGTTCAAGCTGATCACAACCGTGAACCGCTGTCAGCCCGCCTGGATGATATGCAGGCGGGCGGTCGCTACTCATTCACGGAGTCGGATCTTCAGCAGACTCCGACCAAGTCCAAGATGGCCACTGACAAAGCTCTCGGGCGGCTCAGAGATCGGGGCCGTATTGTCACTCCTCGGCGAGGCTTCCACGTGATCGTACCCACGGAGTACCGGGTTGTCGGATCACCGCCGCCCTCGTGGTTCATCGACGACTTGATGCGTTTCCTTGGCCAGCCCTACTACGTGGGGTTGCTGTCCGCCGCTACGATTCACGGTGCCTCGCACCAGCAGCCGATGACGTTCCAGGTGGTCACTGACCGTCCCACGCGCCAAGGCGTAGCGGGGGGCGCCCGCATCGACTTCCATATGAGCGGTTCCGTGGCGGAGACTCCCGCAGCCTGGGTGCAGACGGAGACTGGCACCATGCTTGTGTCCACGCCCGAGTCGACCGCTCTCGATCTCGTTCGCTTCTCGGCGTCGAGTGGCGGATGGAGCAACGTCGCCAGTGTCTTGCAGGAACTTGCCGAACGCATCCAACCTGATGCCCTCCGCGCCGTCGCACGGCTGCGCAAGACCCCCGAGATCCAGCGCCTCGGCTATCTTCTGGACCGCGTAGGTCAGCCGCGTCTCGCCGACCCACTGCTGCGAGTGCTCGGCTCTCGGCGATATCGACCCGTGGCGCTGGCGCCCGACGCACCACCGATTGAGAAGGCTGCCGCGAGTCCCTGGCGCGTGATTCCGAACGTGGAAGTGGAGGTCGACCAGTGA